Proteins encoded by one window of Winogradskyella sp. PG-2:
- a CDS encoding M14 metallopeptidase family protein, whose protein sequence is MNLEHLNSIYSLVKTPQLFGRYITNSHIEKCLKKIPKSLISTIGYSVENRPIYSFEFGHGPIKILLWSQMHGNESTTTKALFDCFNLFLTNNTIPNSILEACTLYIIPILNPDGAERYTRVNSNTIDLNRDAQDLSQPESKVLREVYNNFLPDYCFNLHGQRTIFGAGNSGISATLSFLSPAQDEKRTVTPNRKEAMTVITEINELLQSELPKGIGRYDDGFNLNCVGDTFQNFGVPTILFEAGHYPNDYNREDVRRFIFLALIKGLDTISKGLNMSNYEDYFKIPENTKSFYDIIIRNSKISENDSNLKAIAIQYKEILKDNRLQFLPVIESISKLDKFYGHNEIDAKGFLVESEGNFELEVGNEIDFVLVNNKKMLLFP, encoded by the coding sequence ATGAATTTAGAGCATTTAAATAGTATTTATTCTTTAGTTAAAACACCACAATTATTTGGTCGTTATATTACCAATTCACACATTGAAAAGTGCTTAAAAAAAATTCCGAAATCATTGATTTCTACTATAGGTTATTCTGTAGAGAACCGACCAATTTATAGTTTTGAATTTGGGCATGGTCCAATTAAAATATTATTATGGTCACAAATGCATGGTAATGAATCGACAACAACAAAAGCACTTTTTGATTGTTTTAATTTATTTCTGACTAATAATACCATTCCAAATTCAATTTTAGAAGCGTGTACATTATATATAATTCCAATTTTAAACCCAGACGGAGCTGAGCGATATACACGTGTTAATTCAAATACTATTGATTTAAACAGAGATGCACAAGACTTATCTCAGCCAGAAAGCAAAGTACTACGAGAAGTTTATAACAATTTTTTGCCTGATTATTGTTTTAATCTACATGGTCAGCGTACTATTTTTGGTGCTGGTAATTCTGGTATTTCTGCAACCTTGTCGTTTTTATCGCCTGCTCAGGACGAAAAACGAACTGTAACACCAAATAGAAAAGAAGCAATGACTGTTATTACTGAGATTAATGAGTTGTTACAATCAGAGTTACCTAAAGGAATTGGCCGTTATGATGACGGGTTTAATTTGAATTGTGTTGGTGATACATTTCAAAATTTTGGTGTCCCAACTATATTGTTTGAAGCTGGCCATTATCCTAATGATTATAATAGAGAAGATGTGAGGCGCTTTATCTTTTTGGCACTCATTAAAGGATTAGATACCATTTCTAAAGGATTAAATATGTCTAATTATGAAGATTATTTCAAAATTCCTGAAAACACTAAATCTTTTTATGACATTATAATAAGAAATTCAAAAATTTCTGAAAACGATTCAAACCTTAAAGCCATTGCAATTCAATATAAAGAAATTCTAAAAGATAATAGATTGCAGTTTCTACCTGTTATTGAGTCAATTTCAAAATTAGATAAATTTTATGGACATAATGAAATTGATGCAAAAGGGTTTTTAGTTGAATCTGAGGGTAATTTTGAGTTAGAGGTCGGTAACGAAATCGATTTCGTATTAGTGAATAATAAGAAAATGTTGCTATTTCCTTAA
- a CDS encoding helix-turn-helix domain-containing protein: MINSSEFTIRLQKVIDFYSETASSFAEKIGVQRSSISHILSGRNKPSLDFVMKVLHSYPEVELYWLMNGKGTFPSEVKLSKSPNSNFTKPTIDEKINLSESNSGIEKIVIFYKDGTFKDYKP; encoded by the coding sequence ATGATAAACTCGAGTGAATTTACTATACGTCTGCAAAAAGTCATAGATTTTTACAGTGAAACGGCTTCAAGTTTTGCTGAAAAAATTGGTGTGCAGCGTTCTAGTATTTCTCATATTTTAAGCGGTAGAAATAAACCGAGTTTAGACTTTGTAATGAAGGTACTTCACTCCTATCCAGAAGTTGAGTTGTATTGGCTAATGAATGGCAAAGGGACTTTTCCAAGTGAAGTAAAACTATCTAAATCTCCAAATTCCAATTTCACAAAGCCAACTATAGATGAAAAAATCAATTTATCTGAATCAAATTCAGGAATTGAAAAGATTGTTATCTTTTATAAAGATGGAACTTTTAAGGATTATAAACCTTAA
- a CDS encoding TerC family protein — protein MLDFLLTSDAIMALITLTFLEIILGIDNIVFISIAANKLPEHQRSKATNIGLLLAMIQRIVLLFFVSFLVSLSEPFYSFESSWLNLAISWQAIILFAGGLFLIYKSTSEIREKVESPSHDEEGVKSKVIKSLSQAITQILIIDFIFSVDSILTAVGMTNGLHPNNNYTLILMIIAVIISIAVMIGFANKIRKFIDQNPSMQILGLAFLILIGFMLITEAAHLAETELFNKTIGAIPKGYLYFAIAFSLFVEFLNSSTRKKKK, from the coding sequence ATGTTAGATTTTTTATTGACATCAGATGCTATTATGGCATTGATTACATTGACTTTCTTAGAGATTATTCTCGGTATAGATAATATTGTGTTTATATCTATTGCGGCTAATAAACTTCCCGAACATCAACGTAGTAAGGCTACAAACATAGGATTATTACTTGCCATGATACAACGGATTGTTTTACTCTTTTTTGTGTCGTTTTTAGTTAGCCTTAGTGAGCCTTTTTATTCATTTGAATCTAGCTGGTTAAATTTAGCTATAAGTTGGCAAGCCATTATTTTATTTGCAGGTGGTTTATTCTTGATTTATAAAAGCACATCCGAAATAAGAGAAAAGGTAGAAAGCCCTTCTCATGATGAAGAAGGAGTTAAATCAAAGGTCATAAAATCTTTATCGCAGGCTATTACTCAAATCTTAATCATTGACTTTATTTTCTCAGTAGATTCAATCCTTACTGCTGTTGGTATGACTAATGGTTTGCATCCAAATAATAATTACACACTTATACTTATGATAATTGCTGTTATTATTTCTATCGCTGTAATGATAGGGTTTGCAAATAAAATCAGAAAGTTTATAGACCAAAATCCAAGTATGCAAATTCTAGGATTGGCTTTTTTAATATTAATTGGTTTTATGCTAATTACTGAAGCTGCTCATCTTGCAGAAACAGAACTATTCAATAAAACCATAGGAGCTATTCCTAAAGGTTATCTCTATTTCGCTATCGCGTTTTCATTATTTGTTGAGTTTTTAAATTCTTCAACTAGAAAGAAGAAAAAATAA
- a CDS encoding proline dehydrogenase family protein: MIDHSLFENTATAFTLKSDSELERAYFLFKMISSQPLVRIGTAATNFALKANLPVEGLIRSTVFDHFCGGVSEDDCLSVIDNLYTEKVSSVLDYSVEGKETKDQFDSALEKILKIIRFCDEKEAMPIVVFKPTGFGRFYLYQKKTEGVDFTEDEQQEWDRIVGRFDAVCKLAKEKDVEVLIDGEESWMQTAADELVEDMMRVYNTDKTIVYNTLQTYRWDRLTYLKELHKRAKEDGFKIGMKIVRGAYMEKERNRAEEKRYKSPICENKKATDENFDAALSYILKNLNDISIFIGTHNEASCYLAMELMEEYKIAKQDNNVWFGQLYGMSDHISFNLAEEGYNVAKYIPFGPVKDVMPYLIRRAEENTSVAGQTNRELSLLKTEKKRRKL; this comes from the coding sequence ATGATAGATCACTCACTTTTTGAAAATACAGCCACTGCATTTACTTTAAAATCAGATTCTGAATTAGAACGTGCCTATTTTTTGTTTAAAATGATATCATCTCAGCCTTTAGTGCGCATAGGGACTGCTGCAACTAATTTTGCACTCAAAGCTAATTTACCAGTAGAGGGGCTAATTCGCTCAACAGTTTTTGATCATTTCTGTGGTGGAGTTAGTGAAGATGATTGCCTATCTGTTATTGATAATTTGTACACAGAAAAAGTGAGTTCGGTTTTAGATTATTCTGTAGAAGGGAAGGAGACAAAAGATCAGTTTGATAGTGCTTTAGAGAAAATATTAAAAATTATCCGTTTTTGTGATGAGAAGGAAGCTATGCCAATAGTTGTATTTAAACCAACTGGCTTCGGACGCTTTTATTTATATCAAAAAAAGACAGAAGGAGTGGATTTTACCGAAGATGAGCAGCAAGAGTGGGACAGAATAGTAGGAAGATTTGATGCTGTTTGTAAACTTGCTAAAGAAAAAGATGTTGAAGTCTTGATTGATGGTGAAGAAAGCTGGATGCAGACAGCAGCTGATGAATTGGTAGAAGATATGATGCGAGTTTACAATACAGATAAAACAATTGTATATAATACGTTGCAAACTTACAGATGGGATCGCCTTACTTATTTAAAAGAATTGCATAAACGTGCAAAAGAAGATGGTTTTAAGATTGGGATGAAGATCGTGAGAGGAGCCTATATGGAGAAAGAACGAAATAGAGCAGAGGAGAAGAGATACAAATCCCCTATTTGCGAAAATAAAAAGGCAACAGATGAAAATTTTGATGCTGCTCTAAGTTATATTCTAAAAAATTTAAATGACATATCTATTTTTATTGGTACACATAATGAAGCAAGTTGTTATTTAGCAATGGAGCTTATGGAAGAATATAAAATTGCCAAACAAGATAATAATGTATGGTTTGGTCAACTATATGGTATGAGTGATCATATAAGCTTTAATTTAGCCGAAGAAGGTTATAATGTAGCAAAGTATATTCCTTTTGGTCCTGTAAAAGACGTGATGCCATATTTAATAAGGCGAGCGGAAGAAAACACCTCTGTAGCTGGACAAACAAACAGAGAGTTATCGTTATTAAAGACTGAAAAAAAACGTCGTAAATTATAA
- the aroB gene encoding 3-dehydroquinate synthase, which produces MNSISTKNSVVYFNSDVYTELNNYIKTANPSKIFVLVDTNTHDDCLPQFLERLESNEIIVEVMEMPNGEDHKTIDICMGVWEALSEYHADRKSLLINLGGGVVTDLGGFVASTYMRGIAYINMPTTLLAMVDASVGGKTGVDLGALKNQVGVINEGVMVGVDTSFLGTLPQNEMVSGFAEMLKHGLIYDKNYWHTLTHLENLDVSDLDRLIYDSVVIKNKVVTEDPREQGLRKILNFGHTLGHAIESYFLEHAGKTTLLHGEAIAIGMILEAYLSTKICGLNSGELEEITEGILKTFSKIPIEKSDQDIIIKLLIHDKKNSHGVVKFVLLEAIGTPKIDCVVSNEFILEAFEYYSKDIAL; this is translated from the coding sequence ATGAACTCTATTTCTACTAAAAATTCGGTGGTTTACTTTAATTCTGATGTCTACACCGAACTCAATAATTATATAAAAACGGCTAACCCGTCTAAGATTTTTGTTTTAGTTGATACCAATACTCATGATGATTGTTTACCACAATTTTTAGAACGCCTAGAATCTAATGAAATCATTGTTGAAGTTATGGAAATGCCAAATGGCGAAGACCATAAGACTATTGATATTTGTATGGGAGTTTGGGAAGCTTTATCAGAATATCATGCTGATCGGAAAAGTTTATTGATAAACTTAGGTGGTGGAGTTGTTACAGATTTGGGCGGATTTGTAGCTAGTACTTACATGAGAGGCATTGCTTATATCAATATGCCAACCACCTTATTAGCAATGGTTGATGCTTCTGTAGGAGGAAAAACCGGTGTAGATTTAGGAGCATTAAAAAATCAAGTTGGGGTTATTAATGAAGGTGTTATGGTAGGTGTTGATACATCTTTTCTAGGAACATTACCACAGAACGAAATGGTATCTGGCTTTGCAGAAATGCTAAAACATGGGCTAATATATGATAAAAACTATTGGCACACACTTACACATCTTGAAAACTTAGATGTTTCAGATTTAGATCGTTTAATTTATGATTCGGTAGTAATTAAGAACAAAGTAGTAACTGAAGATCCAAGAGAACAAGGTTTAAGAAAGATTCTAAATTTCGGACATACATTAGGACATGCAATTGAAAGTTATTTCTTAGAGCATGCGGGAAAAACAACATTATTGCATGGTGAAGCTATTGCTATCGGAATGATCTTAGAGGCCTATTTGTCTACAAAAATTTGTGGATTGAATTCTGGAGAATTAGAAGAAATAACCGAAGGTATTTTAAAAACCTTTTCTAAAATACCAATAGAAAAATCAGATCAAGACATCATTATTAAATTATTAATACATGATAAAAAGAACAGTCATGGAGTAGTTAAGTTTGTACTTCTTGAAGCAATTGGTACTCCAAAAATAGACTGTGTTGTTAGTAATGAGTTTATTTTAGAAGCCTTTGAATATTATTCTAAAGATATCGCTCTTTAA
- a CDS encoding polysaccharide biosynthesis/export family protein, with translation MKTGILLISILAIVMSTSCASRKNIVYFQDEPLEEGVLMSEPKQLLYKPDDILTINVSALDPDTVKPFNLPVITNNTTSLTSAQGQLQIQTYLVDYDGNIEFPVLGTIKVEGLTRTELTSFLVEKISTMVNDPIVNVRLANFTITIIGEVSNPGTFTIQDERITLLEALGLANDLTIYGQRKNVKLIREVNGEKKFAYVDLTSVNVVNSPVYYLQQNDVIYVEPNNAKVRSSTYNQNNGVLISAVGTLTTILAVFLIK, from the coding sequence ATGAAAACTGGAATTCTTTTAATTTCAATATTAGCGATTGTAATGTCTACATCATGTGCATCTAGAAAAAACATAGTATATTTTCAAGATGAACCTTTAGAAGAAGGTGTTTTAATGTCTGAGCCCAAACAACTTTTATATAAGCCAGATGATATTTTAACTATTAATGTATCTGCATTAGACCCAGATACTGTAAAACCTTTTAATTTACCTGTTATAACAAATAATACAACTAGTCTAACTAGTGCTCAAGGGCAACTGCAAATTCAAACTTATTTAGTTGATTACGATGGCAATATAGAGTTTCCCGTTTTAGGTACAATTAAAGTAGAAGGATTAACAAGAACAGAGCTTACATCTTTTCTGGTAGAAAAAATCAGTACTATGGTAAATGACCCTATCGTAAATGTGCGTTTAGCAAACTTTACAATAACTATAATTGGTGAAGTTTCTAACCCAGGAACATTTACTATACAAGATGAAAGAATTACATTGTTAGAAGCTTTAGGACTTGCCAATGATTTAACCATTTATGGTCAACGCAAAAATGTAAAGTTAATTAGAGAGGTTAATGGTGAAAAGAAATTTGCTTATGTCGATTTAACATCAGTAAACGTTGTAAATTCACCAGTTTATTATTTACAGCAGAATGATGTAATTTATGTAGAGCCAAACAATGCAAAAGTGCGTTCATCTACTTACAATCAAAACAACGGTGTCTTAATTTCAGCCGTAGGTACTTTAACTACAATTTTAGCTGTGTTTTTAATCAAATAA
- a CDS encoding DinB family protein, which translates to MISHNLNHTEYNSYYKAYIDNATNDDIVEGLEKNLETVVEFYSSIRSDKHDYAYAEGKWTVKDVLLHVIDTERIFAYRALRIGRYDKTPLTGFEQDDYVINGNTKYRTLDSLLEEYITVRQATISLYKSFNSETLEYLGEASGFPISVRALGYIITGHENHHNQLIKERYL; encoded by the coding sequence ATGATTTCACATAACTTAAACCACACCGAATACAATTCTTATTATAAGGCTTATATAGATAATGCTACCAATGATGATATTGTTGAGGGATTAGAGAAAAATTTAGAAACCGTAGTAGAATTTTACTCTAGCATACGTAGTGATAAGCACGATTATGCGTATGCTGAGGGAAAGTGGACGGTAAAAGATGTTTTGCTTCATGTTATAGATACTGAACGTATTTTCGCTTATAGAGCATTGCGGATAGGAAGATACGATAAAACACCTTTAACTGGATTTGAACAAGATGATTATGTCATTAATGGAAATACTAAATATAGAACTTTAGATAGTCTATTAGAGGAGTATATAACAGTAAGACAGGCAACAATTTCACTCTATAAGAGTTTTAATTCAGAAACTTTAGAGTATTTGGGTGAGGCAAGCGGCTTTCCAATTTCTGTTAGAGCTTTAGGTTATATTATAACAGGTCATGAAAATCATCATAATCAATTAATTAAAGAGCGATATCTTTAG
- a CDS encoding Lrp/AsnC family transcriptional regulator, which produces MAKFKLDEVDHQILDMLIDNTRIPFTDIAKKLLISAGTVHVRVKKMEEAGIIRGSSLTLDYKKLGYSFIAYVGVFLQNTSQTKFVLERINDIPYVTVAHITTGKFNIFCKIRAQDTMHAKEIIFMLDDIEGVYRTETMISLEESINDKKRLMHTIFNEL; this is translated from the coding sequence ATGGCAAAATTCAAATTAGACGAAGTAGATCATCAAATTCTAGATATGCTTATCGATAATACGCGTATTCCTTTTACAGATATTGCAAAAAAATTATTGATTTCTGCAGGTACAGTTCATGTACGAGTAAAGAAAATGGAAGAAGCAGGTATCATTAGAGGTTCGTCTTTAACTTTAGATTATAAAAAACTTGGTTATTCATTTATTGCTTATGTAGGTGTTTTTCTTCAAAATACATCTCAAACTAAATTTGTTTTAGAGCGTATTAATGATATACCTTATGTTACAGTAGCACATATCACAACAGGTAAGTTTAATATCTTCTGTAAGATTAGAGCCCAAGACACAATGCATGCAAAAGAAATAATTTTTATGCTAGATGATATTGAAGGTGTATATAGAACAGAGACAATGATTTCTTTGGAAGAAAGTATTAACGATAAAAAACGTTTAATGCATACAATTTTTAATGAATTATAA
- a CDS encoding MBOAT family O-acyltransferase produces the protein MLFNSIDFAVFLPVVFIFYWFCCQKNLKLQNLLIVAASYLFYGWWDWRFLSLIIFSTIVDYSIGVALSKEDSQKKRKLFLWLSILVNLGFLGFFKYYNFFLDNLITAFTFFGTELQASSLKVILPVGISFYTFQTLSYTIDVYRKKLTPTKDFIAFSAFVSFFPQLVAGPIERATNLLPQFYTKRKFEYNKAVDGLRQILWGLFKKVVIADNCAEFANEFFNNHTEYGGSGLLLGALFFTFQIYGDFSGYSDIAIGTSRLFGFNLKQNFAFPYFSRDIAEFWRRWHMSLSTWFRDYLYIPLGGSKGGTSMKIRNTFIIFIVSGFWHGSNWTFIVWGALNAIYFLPLLLANRNRSNIGVVAEGRLLPSIKDFLNIISTFLLTVLAWVFFRADSVGHAIDYLIGIFSKSLFSIPEFNNRTHAVEVLLLIGFLMFIEWLGRDSQYGIEKLGLKWNRNLRMVFYIGIICLIFLFIGKEQEFIYFQF, from the coding sequence ATGCTATTTAATTCAATAGACTTTGCAGTTTTCCTACCTGTAGTTTTTATATTCTATTGGTTTTGCTGCCAAAAGAATTTAAAACTTCAGAATTTACTAATCGTTGCCGCTAGTTATTTATTCTATGGCTGGTGGGATTGGCGTTTTTTATCCCTAATTATATTTAGTACCATTGTAGATTATTCAATTGGTGTTGCGCTCTCTAAAGAAGACAGTCAAAAGAAAAGAAAACTCTTTCTGTGGCTAAGTATCCTGGTAAACTTAGGATTTCTAGGCTTTTTTAAATATTATAACTTCTTTTTAGATAACCTAATTACTGCATTTACATTCTTTGGTACCGAATTACAGGCAAGTTCTTTAAAAGTTATATTACCCGTTGGTATTAGCTTCTACACGTTTCAAACCTTAAGCTACACAATTGATGTGTACAGAAAAAAACTAACTCCAACAAAGGATTTTATAGCATTTTCTGCTTTCGTTAGTTTCTTTCCACAATTAGTTGCTGGGCCTATTGAACGTGCTACAAATTTATTGCCTCAGTTTTATACGAAGCGTAAATTTGAGTACAATAAGGCTGTCGATGGACTTCGTCAAATACTTTGGGGACTGTTTAAGAAAGTTGTGATTGCAGACAACTGTGCAGAATTTGCAAATGAATTTTTTAATAACCATACCGAATATGGTGGTAGTGGTTTGCTACTTGGTGCTTTGTTTTTTACATTTCAAATTTATGGTGATTTCTCTGGCTATTCTGATATTGCAATTGGTACATCTCGTCTATTTGGTTTTAATCTAAAACAAAATTTCGCTTTCCCATATTTCTCAAGAGATATTGCGGAATTTTGGAGACGATGGCACATGTCATTATCTACATGGTTTAGAGATTACTTATATATCCCATTAGGAGGAAGTAAAGGTGGAACATCAATGAAGATTAGAAATACCTTTATAATCTTTATTGTCAGTGGTTTTTGGCACGGCTCTAATTGGACATTTATTGTTTGGGGAGCACTAAACGCCATTTATTTTTTACCATTATTATTAGCAAATAGAAATAGATCTAACATAGGTGTTGTTGCTGAAGGCCGATTACTACCCTCTATTAAAGACTTTTTAAATATTATTTCAACCTTTCTACTTACTGTATTAGCTTGGGTGTTTTTTAGAGCAGATTCCGTAGGCCATGCAATAGATTATTTAATTGGTATTTTTTCTAAAAGCTTATTCTCTATTCCAGAATTTAATAATAGAACACACGCTGTTGAAGTTTTACTACTGATAGGTTTTTTAATGTTTATTGAATGGCTCGGAAGAGATTCGCAATACGGTATTGAAAAATTAGGCCTTAAATGGAATAGAAATTTAAGAATGGTTTTTTATATAGGTATTATCTGTTTAATCTTCTTATTCATTGGCAAAGAACAAGAATTCATTTATTTCCAGTTTTAA
- a CDS encoding GumC family protein encodes MEPKSKSTSNEIRQHVELILSHWKSLLLCLLVAVLLGFTYLRYATNIYSASTTIKIQDEKQSQKLPSIQEISSDGLFSDGTNKIKDEIEIIKSRTLIENVVKNLKLNIRCFAVGSIKENEIYRNPPIKVSFFNSDSVINKIDTTLHIKVKSTTEFLAFKDEGKSLIDRNDSEGKSYDFGAKIETSFGGITLTPGTGKHAPVVGSNLKIVISSVSSMVNSYQRSIALSTETGSSIVKLELKETNSHKAVDILNELVNEYNKDVLFDKEAVIKVTSDFITKRLEAVSQELEKVEGTAEQLQKSRNITSLGTQTDLNLQSEKNLQNEILKTSNNIQLISYLQEELDADERMSDMLPSDLGIGDSNTAQVITSHNELVAQRDRILRNSSESNPVVIQLNNQINSLKSNLRASLINIKQTSNLTLNSLNKENARVRGRLYTAPTKAREIRGIERQQGIKESLFLYLLEKREESAISLGMYSPSAKIIDRAYSSHKPIAPTGMIIYLASILFGLGLPIGLIYVSDMLDTKLYRKEDLVNILDIPYLGDIPKTSKKQKLVKKVDYSPMAEAYRIIRSNIDFMMKGVKGKPKKLFITSTKAQEGKSHTSTNLASSISFSEKSVLLIEMDIRVPKIMKYLGLKDKTEKGLTDYIIDDSIKPEDVVVKHPDNEFLDIIPSGTIPPNPSELLMSDRVEQLFNYFNNKYDYIIADTSAVGLVSDTLLISKYADMFIYVVSADGVDGRQLGHVAQTLFDEKRLPNMTMLLNGVKVGKKGYGYGYGYGYGENPGKKKKWYNFFS; translated from the coding sequence ATGGAACCTAAGTCCAAATCAACTTCTAATGAAATACGACAACATGTAGAGTTAATACTTTCACATTGGAAATCATTATTATTATGCCTCTTAGTTGCTGTTCTTCTCGGATTTACCTATTTACGCTATGCAACAAATATTTATAGTGCTAGCACAACAATAAAAATTCAAGATGAAAAACAATCGCAGAAATTGCCTAGTATTCAAGAAATTTCTAGTGATGGACTTTTCTCTGATGGTACTAATAAAATAAAAGATGAAATTGAAATTATAAAGTCGAGAACTTTAATTGAAAATGTTGTAAAAAACTTAAAATTAAATATCAGATGTTTTGCGGTAGGAAGCATCAAAGAAAATGAAATTTATCGAAACCCGCCTATAAAAGTAAGTTTTTTTAATAGTGATTCCGTTATTAATAAAATAGACACCACATTACATATTAAAGTAAAATCTACAACCGAATTCTTAGCTTTTAAAGACGAAGGTAAATCTCTAATTGATCGAAATGATTCTGAAGGTAAATCTTATGATTTTGGGGCTAAAATTGAAACTAGCTTTGGAGGTATTACTTTAACTCCAGGTACAGGTAAACATGCACCAGTTGTTGGTAGCAATTTGAAAATAGTGATCTCTTCAGTAAGTAGTATGGTTAATTCTTATCAAAGAAGTATTGCTTTATCTACCGAAACAGGCTCTAGTATAGTTAAATTAGAATTAAAAGAGACAAACTCTCATAAAGCAGTAGATATTTTAAATGAGTTAGTTAATGAATATAACAAAGATGTTTTGTTTGACAAGGAAGCTGTTATTAAAGTAACATCAGATTTTATAACAAAAAGATTAGAAGCTGTTTCGCAAGAATTAGAAAAAGTTGAAGGTACTGCTGAGCAATTACAAAAAAGTAGAAATATCACATCATTAGGAACCCAAACAGACCTTAATCTTCAAAGTGAAAAGAATTTACAAAATGAAATTTTAAAGACTTCTAACAACATACAGTTAATTTCTTACCTCCAAGAAGAGTTAGACGCAGATGAAAGGATGAGTGATATGTTACCTTCAGATCTTGGTATAGGAGATTCTAACACTGCTCAGGTGATAACTAGTCATAACGAACTTGTTGCTCAGCGCGATAGAATCTTAAGAAATTCTAGTGAATCAAATCCTGTTGTAATACAACTTAACAATCAAATAAATTCTTTAAAATCTAATCTTAGAGCATCATTAATTAACATAAAGCAAACGTCTAATTTAACGCTAAACAGTCTAAATAAAGAAAATGCCCGTGTGAGAGGACGTCTTTATACAGCACCCACAAAAGCAAGAGAAATTAGAGGTATAGAAAGACAACAAGGAATTAAAGAATCACTTTTTCTATACTTATTAGAAAAAAGAGAAGAGTCTGCCATTAGTTTAGGAATGTATTCCCCAAGCGCAAAAATAATTGATCGTGCCTATTCATCTCATAAACCTATTGCGCCTACTGGGATGATTATTTATCTAGCATCAATATTGTTTGGTTTGGGTTTACCAATTGGCCTAATATATGTTTCAGACATGTTAGACACTAAACTCTATAGAAAAGAGGATTTAGTAAATATTTTAGATATACCTTATCTTGGTGATATTCCTAAAACATCAAAAAAACAAAAATTAGTTAAAAAGGTAGATTACTCGCCAATGGCAGAGGCCTATAGAATCATAAGGTCTAATATAGATTTTATGATGAAAGGTGTAAAGGGTAAACCTAAAAAATTATTTATTACCTCTACAAAAGCACAAGAAGGCAAATCTCATACGAGTACTAATTTAGCCTCTTCTATTTCTTTCTCAGAGAAATCTGTTTTATTGATAGAAATGGATATTAGGGTTCCGAAAATAATGAAATATCTTGGACTTAAGGATAAAACTGAAAAAGGTTTAACTGATTATATTATAGATGATTCTATAAAACCGGAAGATGTAGTTGTTAAACATCCAGACAATGAGTTTCTAGACATTATACCTTCGGGTACAATTCCTCCTAATCCTTCTGAATTATTGATGAGTGATCGTGTTGAGCAACTCTTTAATTATTTTAACAATAAGTACGACTACATTATAGCAGATACATCTGCAGTAGGTTTAGTTAGTGATACGCTTCTGATATCAAAATATGCAGATATGTTTATTTATGTTGTAAGTGCAGATGGTGTAGATGGAAGGCAATTAGGACATGTAGCGCAGACTTTATTTGATGAAAAACGCTTACCAAACATGACTATGTTACTCAACGGTGTAAAAGTAGGAAAGAAAGGTTATGGTTATGGTTATGGTTATGGTTATGGTGAAAACCCAGGAAAGAAAAAGAAATGGTATAATTTCTTTTCTTAA